The genomic segment ATAAAGCCAATTTATACAATTTTCTCAATTCAGTTAAAGCACAACAAATCCATCATATTATGAGGTGCGTGTATTTGTGTTTAGAAGACGCCGTAGCACATCTGCTGGAAGGTGTCCATGCGTGCCACCTCACAGATGATGTCACCGGTGGCCGTGTCCTTGTCGTCCTCGCTCTCGAGAGGCTTGGGGACCGGGGTGCCCTGCTTAAGGTCATACATCAGCTGGAGGGGACACAACAGTTACAATACAGACCAATATAATCACAATATAGGCCTAGACACAAAATAAACAGGGACACACTCATCCTCTGTTGTGCAATACAAGCTAACAAGGTTTTAGTTGAAAGTAGATGCAGAAACATCACATCACCGCTTCTAATAATATGTCCAAAACAGGTGAAACAATTCCATTATGTGTGTACTCTACCTGGAGGTACTCCTCAAAGTTGATGGACTTGTAGTTGTCCTTGTCTGCCGTATTAAACATCTCTTTTCTGGCCTCCATAGTTGATGCATCATTGACCATGTTCAGAGAAGCGCAACTgtcagggggtagagggaggtgtcTGTGCTAGCAGTACACACTTTATTCAAGTGTGATGGTTTAAAACCATGACAGAGACTCACAATAAGACTACTAGTAGGCCTACCTCATTATTGTAGATGGAATTTGTATATGTGCTGCCACCTACAGCCACCTAGCATTCAGCTAAATATCACTGAGTAGCCACATGACATCAAAAGTCACATCTGAATGTCCTATGTTCACTCACAACTCGCTGAAGTCCAGCAGGCGGTCTTTGTTGGTGTCAAAAATCTCAAACTGCCATCTCATGTTGAGCAGGTCATCAGCTGTCCAGTGGGGAAACTTGTTCTTCAGATCCAACACACTGGTGTTCCAGTCATAGCTATACTCTGCACGCAGGCAGATACACATGGgttacatttataaaacacagcaGGCCAAATAATCCACACAAGTAGGCCTTCTAGCTATGTAGGCTATCTTGGTACGCTCTAATGTTAGCTTGTTTGCATTGCATGATGGTATAGCCAAAGATTATTTAGTATGTATAGCCTAGTTAgcccattcatagacgctaactccctttagcgcctattgacgatagtatcgggggagttttgttaagagcccagACACTTGCTCTAAAAGTTAACCCtcatcgcttgcggtacggttttggaaacataaggaacatatctttcatatcagcaagaTTTTTTAAAAGTACAATTACTACACACcattatagggttagggttcccacacggccatatttccatgttacagcgcttgtttatggAAAACAGACGGAAGTGAGTCAACTCTTTCACCACAGATGAGAAAGTGCGACATCagcagatgtggtggattgagacgcatccaatgcaaaaaaacagatctcTTAATTTAAACGGAAGCATTTTGATGGggtttattttattatgttacttagattgacgtaTGTCAATCGACTCTATGTGGTTAACTTGCCTCCTCCccgtcatctacactgattgaagtggatttaacaggtgacatcaataagggatcataactttgacctggattcatctggtcaatctatgtcatggaaagaccaggtgttcctaatgttttgtacacgcagtgtatacagtatgtgattATTGAAAAAATCTGTACGTTTGCTTTAATATCATCCTAAATGAAGATATTATATTATTTTGCTATATCGAATGAATTTCTATAACACTACTTTCCATGATGTGGACAGTACTatatgtgttattacattacaCAAGCTGACATTTTGACCACATCGAATTGGGgggaattacagtgccttcagaaagtattcatacccattgacttattccacattttgttatgttacagcttgaattcaaaatggattaaatatatttttttacacagATTTGTTTCTACACTCAATatcccataatggcaaagtgaaaatatgtttttagaaaatgtttactaatttattgaaaatgaaatacagaaatatctaatttacataagtattcacagccctgagtcaatacatgatagaatcacctttggcagcgattacagctcggagtctttctgggtaagtctctaagagctttgcacacctgtactgtacaatatttgcacattattatttttaaaattccTCAAGCTCTGTCCAGTTGGTttttgattattgctagacagccattttcaagtcttgccatagattttcaagccgatataagtcaaaactgtaactaggccattcaggaacattcaatgtcgtcttggtaagctaCTCCAGTGTatacttggccttgtgttttaggttattgtcctgctgaaaggtgaatttgtctcccagtgtctgttggaaagcagaatgAACCATATTTCCCTATAGGatattgcctgtgcttagctctattccatttctttttatcctaaaaaactccctagtccttgtcgatgacaagcactacccataacatgatgcagacaccgccatgcttgaaaatatttaGAGCGGtacacagtgatgtgttgtgttggatttgccccaaacataaccagattttttgcagttttactttagtgccttattgcaaacaggatgcatgttttggaatattttttattttgtacaggcttccttcttttcactctgtcatttaggttagtattgtggagtaactacaatgttgttgatccatcctcagttttctcctatcacagccattaaactctgtaactgttttaaagtcaccattggcctcatggtgaaatccctgagcggtttccttcctctccggcaactgagttgggaaggacacctgtatctttgtagtgactgggtgtattgatacaccattcaaagtgtaataaaaaaaatcaccatgctcaaagggatattcaatgtctgcttttttttgttcacccatctaccaataggtgcccttctttgcgaggcattggaaaacctccctgatctttgtggttaaatctgtgtttgaaattcactgctcaactgagggaccttagagataattgtgtatgtggggtacagagatgtcattcaaaaatcatgttaaacactattattgcacacagagtgagtccatgcaacttattatgtgacttgttaagcacttgttactcctgaaattatttaggtttgccataacaaaggggttgaatacttattgactcaaaaatttcgaaaaaccatcattccactttgacatcatagggtattgtgtgtaggccagtgacacaaaatctaaattttatccatttaaaattcaggctgtaacaacaaaatgtggaaaaagtcaaggggtatgaatactttctaaacgCACTGTACACATTATTTTGACCTCAGATTGGTGATGTTAGTAGAAAAGTGTATAGGCAACACGATGACACAAGATCAATTGCTTAAAACAGATCAATATCTTTGGTTTTGTACTGCTGATTTTGTCAACAGGGGGTCGCAGGACTTACAACTCAGCTATTATTTTATTTCTCAAATGGCACGGATAATTCGGGGCGGTCTCTCTATAAAAGTCACTGGCCACACACCAATACTCTGATTTGACAGTCAAACTATCACTTAAATAGCAACCAActgttgtcactgttgatatcctAAGGCGGGTTGTGATTCGTTGAAGTTAACTATCAGAAAAAGTGGTTTGTTCCCTTTTCCGTGATGGCAGCCTCCCGAAATCAACATCCGCCATTCCAAAATATAGATAGAAGACTTCAACAAATTCTCATCTAATCAACCATGTATAGGTTATTCCAAGTTTCCGTGTGGCCTTTGTATAATGTACGTTTATACAACGCATACTACCCAAACGTTTTGCCCCCGTTCTATTGAGTTCAACGTGTAATGATATGAATGATTAACAAGAAAGTGTTGTTACGTTACACTTGCCGCGTTGGCGATCCACTTCAATCAAAACGCAACACTTAAAAATGTAGCTTGTCTTCTACAAGTTGTCCTCTACCAGGGATATACAAATTATTCCCAGATTCTGTATGGTTTTTGAGCTgtgttagttttaacaggacgtgcaacctAATCCCCCCCTCGCTCTATTGATTTGAACTTGATATCGATATGAGTAATTGACAAAACAGTGTTGCGTTTCCCTTTCTGTTTTGGCGACCCCCGTATCAAAATTCAACATTGAAATGTAGCTGACTatcttctgcaggttgtcctctaacctgTGATGTAAAAAATACCTCCAGTTTCCATGTGGTTttttagttgtgttagtttcaacagcatGTACAACCTGATTTCCTCCCTAATCAATATGAGTGATTTATTGTCAATTGTCAAAACAACAGGGTTGTTGGTGCATGTGCAGTTTATAAGGTGCTcgtttaaaaaaatacaagtaaTATGATTACTATTGTTGTGTAGATAATACATTTTAATGTTTAggttttcaatatatcacaaactgtttctgcatattggttattgatttggacactttaaaactgtgttttgacattgggctatTTATTAAAATGTCTTGTCAACAGGAAGCAGCGACAGCATAATTTTCAACAAAAGTTTTAGGAATATAAATGGAACTTtcaacattaatttccaatggtaTGAGTCTAAAAACGTGCTGTGATTGATTTAATTCATGATATACCAGAATTCACCAAAATGGGTTTGCCCTGCCtatgtttagatggagtatttggctgttaaGGCTGTATTTCTTCATTATTTTATAGTCCTAGTTAAAATTTCTCTAATGAAAAACGTTTTTTTCAtgattattgtatttattattattgtatttaaaATTTTCTGTGTGTCCCTGATATCACTTTCCACCCTGTTACTATGTAGTAATTCTCCTTTTAGAAAACAGCCCCTTCCCACAATGACATCAAGTTCAGGAAGTATCATAATTTTTTGGGTGGGAAAGCAATGCAACAcaaaatatatacactatatgaccaaaattatgtggacacctgctcgtcaaacatctcattccaaaattccaaaaacaatgggcattaatatggagtgggtcccccctttgctgctataacagcctccactcttctgagaaggccttccattagatgttggaacattgctgcggggacttgcttccattcagccacaagagcattagtgatgtcgggcactgatgttgggcgagtaggcctggctcgcagtcggcgttcctattcattccaaaggtgttcgatagggttgaggtcagggctctgtgcagaccagtcaagttcttccacaccaatctcgacaaaccatttttgtatggacctcaATTTGTGCGCGGGGGcattgctgaaacaggaaagggccttccccaaactgttgccacaaagttggtgatgttgaagcgtgattcatcacttcagagaatgcgtttccactgctccagaatccaatggcggcgagctttacaccactccagccgacacttggcattgcgcatggtgatcttaggcttgtgtgcggctgctctgccatggaaacccatttcatgaagctcccacgacgaacagttcttgtgctgacgttacttccagaggcagtttggaactcggtagtgagtgttgcaaccgaggacagacaatttttacgcgctacacgcttcagcattcggtggtccagttctgtgagtttgtgtggcctaccatttcggggctgctgttgttgttgctagacgtttccacttcacaataacagcacttacagttgaccggggcagctatagcaaagcagaaatttgacgaactgacttgttggaaaggtggcatcctaggaCGGTGCCTCGTTTAAAGTCACTaagctctttagtaaggccattctacttccaatgtttgtctatggagatcgcatggctgtgtgctcaattttatacacctgtcagcaacgggcgaggctgaaatagccaaatccacaaatttgaaggggtgtccacatacttttgtatttatAGTGTATATACACTCGGTTGTATCTATTTTTCCATGTTTCATAATGCTAGTCTGTTTGTCTAACTCATACATTTCCACCCTGTTGTTAGGCTAAATTATAGAGAAAATTAAtcaaatttaaaaaatgttaaatacatttcatatataCATTAAAATCCTATTCAAGTGTTTACCATTATGATAGCTTAATCTCAATCACCCACAGTGCTATGGCTAATTTAGGTTACAAATTTCAACCCGGTTAGGATTATGCAATGACTGTATAGGATTAATTTTATGCACCTAACAGGGCTTTAACATTATGCAATGACTGTATGGGATTAATTTTATGCACCTAACAGGAATTTAAGTGCCTGAGTTTGACCAATTTGTTTTTGCCTGAAAGTCAAACATGTCCTATTTCTAATAGaatatgtaaaaaatgtaaaatatataattttcCCCCAAAAATTATGAGGTCCAAACTCACTGTCAAATTTGGCGGTCTCTTTGATAGAGCGGATCCTCTGCTGGATCATGTCATATGTGTAGCGCAGATTAATCTCATGCATTTCCATTGCAAAATTCATCTCGTCAGAGTCTGGTGTGGCGTTTGGAAACAAGAATGGTAAACCAGCCATGCACAGGTtactaatttagctagctagctaacgttaactagctagctatgtacGTTAACTGTtacgtgttagctagctagcgaacgttagctagctactaaagGTTGTTGACATTACCTTCATTGAAATCAGGATCAACATAACTTTCTGGCTCTTTCACCAGTGGATATGACAATGACATCCCCATCTTGCAAACTACCCTGGCTAGTTTGCACCTGTCAAGAATACAAGTACAGTACATTTAGGATAGCTGTTAACTGCTGGCCAACTACAGTAGATTAgtaagtagctagctaggtacGTTAACGGTTCCAACTAGTGTATTTTGCATAATCTTTTGAATAATTTTGCTCGCTATTTATTTAGCGAATAACACGATatctaacttagctagctaacgttatacatTTCTCATCAAACCTCTGTTTCACTTCATTTGATAGACAGGCTCCAGGTGAAATTTAAATAATTTCACTAGCTAGAtggttagctagcaagcaaaTTACTAGCAACGGTCTGAAAGGTCAGTTTGGAATTTCAGATTTTTGAAAGTAAACGTCAGAATGTCGCGTGTCAAAAAGCCGGTTGATCGAGAAGCTTTTATTCCCTTCATCTAATTTCCTTCACCTGACTGATGTGCAGGACACAACATATTTCCACAGAGTTTTCATTTCTGTTAGGCGTCCACCATATTGCATCAACTATAATGCAACCCTAGAACCTAATGAAACTTCGAAGTCAGTGTAAATGAAAGAGAAGAAATAAGGAAAGGTCACTGTCGACAATTGCAAGTCAAACGATACGTGTTCATACATGTTGAAGGCAAGCTGCAATGCTACGTTGAATCCGCCTGGTGGCGACAACAATCCATAAGTAGAGGCGATTCAGCCAAAGTGTGGTTCAGTATGAAGAAATTAGTATATGGAGTATAAAGCCAATTCATCCATGCAAATGGAGAATTTACAATACGCAGGACTCGTTTTTATAACGCAATGACTACGGGATTGATTATAAGATGGGATAGCAAGGGATTCCGttgttttattttgtataaatatTTGACATACATTCTTACATCTCCATTCTCCATTGGAGCTTTTATTTAAATTTGGAAATAGGCTGTTAACCTTTGACTTTAAGATATACATCACATGACTGAACTGCATGTTAATAGCATATAGCAAACTGCATTTCATACAAAGCCATTCACTCCACATTTAACACCCAATAAATATTTCAACTGgcaataaataataaatacaccAGCTTTTCTCACAATATCTAAATGGCTTTAAATATACCTTCTATAGCATAAATAATTTAATTTAAAAGTTGataatttcaattacaggtttaAACAATGCTATCCCTCAAGTTCAgccagtgatgatgatgatgatgaagaacgTCCTCTATGGGGAGGTGGtgggggaggtggtggtggtgttctgtGTGTTCAGTAATCTTCTGGACATCCTAGAAGAAACAGCAGCACAGTGAGCATTTCAACGTCTTTCCTTcaaccatttatttattttacacccAGTCTTTTCTCTTATGGCCTTTGTGCAAGTCTTTGTGCAGGTCACCTACTCTAGCCAGCCATGAAAATACGTAACAGTGAGTATTACACTATGTATATGAATGAATATGACTGACTATTGATCACTCATTGGGTATATTGTTGATGACTTACTCCAGCTGAAAGAATGTGTGTCGAACCCAGGCCTCTTTCCAATGGCTGCAGATGATCTCTCCATCTTCAGTCTCGAAGCTATGTGGAACACAAGATGACAACATTTAGACAACTGTCCTACTCTTGTCCTAACTCATTCATCTGACTGGAGGTTGTAAATGTGGGCCTATACATTTTATTTGTGAAGTTCTGTTGGGATGGGAGGTTCTTACATGACAGCATTGACGCAGGGAAGGGCCTTTTTCTGAATTCTGGCGCCTATGATGGGTACTGTGATTTTCTGCCTGGAGACCTCTGTGCAGCAGTTGTGAACCTTGTTTGCATCTGAAGAATTAAAGAAGCATATGTGGTTTAGGATAAAATGTTTTaacccaccaccacccccccgCTCTAATATCTAATTTTATTCCAGAAAATATTGTATTTACAGAGTTAATAAAACACATACTTTGGGCTAAACCAATAACTTTGCCAAGGGTTTCAGATCTCTTGGCATTATCTTAGTTGTTAGATGAACAGATGCAAAGTTGTTGGGTCAAGTCCAACATATCCCCCAAATTCACTACATCAGTAAACTGTACTTACCAGTGTCAGTGGCCGTTAACGAGAGAATGACAGCGAAGAGAGCGAGGCACGCCATTGGTCCGTAGCACAGCTGCATGGTTGCTATAGAGATGTTCTGTAGTGTTCTCAACTGTGTTCTTGTCTGATTCAGAAGGCTAGAACcggctggaggagaggagatgactgATCTTTCTTGACCAGAGCCTCAGCTTTTAAACCCTAAAAAGAGGAACCTGATCTAGTCTGTCCGGATCTGTGTTTTTTTTTCAGAGTgagggggacgggggacgggggggggAAACACCCATGAGTGCTTCTGCTTAGTCAGACGTTTCCTGTAAAGATTGCATAATTAAGACCAAGGTGTGCTGATTGAATGATGGTCAGGCCGCTGGCTAGATGGATTCAGGCCTATAGATTTCTCTAGTGTTGGAAAATTTAGCATTTATGTTGGATTTAGGTTAGGGGATGGTTCTTTCATGAGTCCTATAGGGACCTGAATGTGCACGGCCTAGTCCATTGAATCAAAACAAACCCAGGGCTAGGGATTCAGTGGTGAAAATCATATTTGTGGTTAGAAAGTGCCAAGTCCTTTCTACCATGACCAGATTGTGATGTCCGCTGTGCAGCGTTTGGTActtggggtctgtgtgtgtgtgtatgcactacacaaaatgtgtagaatagcagggaATTAGCTTTTAAAAAATTCTCGGCCTCATTGCAAAATATGCAGAATAGTATGacattagctataaaactgcaaatttttctatatgtcccatggcaaaatgtatagaattgcaggaaattagcccTTGCTCAGACCTTGCAGGTGGGCCCCGCGAAACTGCGGTATGCCACTTTGTGTatttgtatgtgaatgtgtggcATGGTGGGGTGACGAGGTCCAAAAGTGAAGATGTCAGCAGATGTGTTTGGGTATGCTGTGAGGTCATGAGATCATGTGCTGGTGACTGCACACATTTCCTcagccctccttcctcctctcccgcccgcccttcccctccctctttccatccttcctccctccatccagaTCGGACCATTGCGGTCAGAGCAGGAAAGAgaaaagaggaagaaagagggagagtctTCCGTTCCCTGAAACCAAGTGCACCAGCCTCAGACCACACCAATCCTTTGGGGAAGTTGGGTATGGTTGGCCTAGGGCAGGGAAGGGCAACTTTGATAGGGGTGGGGGACataaaaaatctgaactcatcatgaggggccgcagttgcttgcgggtctgcatacccacatccatacccccccacattgcgagcaaaacattttagtgtccTCCCTCTTGACAGCTCAGATAAAATTTGAGTTAATtttgtgcaattctacacattttgccatggggtgtagagaaaatgttgcagttttaaaacaagtttgctgcaattctacacattttgccatggggtgtagagaaaatgttgcagttttaaaacaagtttgctgcaattctacacatttttccataggctggagagaaatgtttgcagtttttaatttgatatctgagtgagactgactatCAAAATATTTGTTTTGTTAGCCAGGTTGGTAATTCAACCATAATAACAAGTTTAGATAGACTGTCAGTGACTggcataacaagagaaaaacagcagatgcacaaccaaatttcgaaattgcagcTTGTGTagtctactattctaactcgcaacagtaagttgagaccccgactgagtaaATAATCATAAATAATAATGATCCGAGGGCCTTCAAATGGTCCACGGGCGgctagttgcccatccctggcctaGGGGAAGCTGCTTACCACCACCAGCATCTCATCGGGCAGAAAGGTTCACCTCAACAGTGAATATGGATGATGTATTTTTGCAGTGTGCAGACTGCACTCTTCTGAGCGAAAAGATGACTTTGTGGATAAAAAGGCAACTCATAGTATATGTCGAAACGTATTGCCTTACGCTATTGAGATGCATCCGTCCCATTGATTTCCTTAGAGACAGcgctgtgtctgtttgtgtcacatATGCGTTTGGCGTGACAGGAAACAGGTCGATGGTGTGGGTATTGAGTCACACGTTCGGCCCCCTGGGTTGGATAGTCATGCCTTTCAGGGCACTGCCTGTCTTCAGACTGCATTGGGCAAggtgtttttggttgttgttgtggttgttgaaTAATATAATAATTCAGATAAAGTGCACCCTGAAATGGTGAAAGACAAATTACCAATGTCTTGAATTAATGTTTGAAAATGCCCTCATTCTCTAGTTCTGCATTGTGAATGAAAAGCAGAAGTAGGCCTAAACTTTACCAGCAGTTTGGTCATTCAGATCCGTTTAGCTGAATTAAGGCTATTGCAAAAGTCTTAAGTTTATGAattagaaagaaaatagagagtgTAACAACAGAAGTTCTGCTTTTTTCATGCATTCTCTAAATCCCCATTCATAATCCAGAGTTTGGTCATTGCCAATTTATTAGAGCTTGACCTATCTCTTACCTGGGAATGTCATGCTAGGTTTAGTTTAGATTTAGGTTTATTTTAACATCTTTGTAAATACAGTGTATgctaaaaaaaatacataaaatgtGATGTCGCATGCTGTCTAGCAAAGCCTGTATCAATGACTGATCATGACCAATGTTTTTTTGGCTGTGAGATGTAAcctctcacatacagtggggaaaaaaagtatttagtcagccaccaattgtgcaagttctcccacttaaaaagatgagagaggcctgtaattttcatcataggtacacgtcaactatgacagacaaaatgaggaaaaaaaatccagaaaatcacattgtaggatttttaatgaatttatttgcaaattatggtggaaaataagtatttggtcaataacaaaagtttctcaatactttgttatataccctttgttggcaatgacacaggtcaaacgttttctgtaagtcttcacaaggttttcacacactattgctggtattttggcccattcctccatgcagatctcctctagagcagtgatgttttggggctgtcgctgggcaacacggactttcaactccctcaaagattttctatggggttgagatctggagactccaggaccttgaaatgcttcttacgaagccactccttcgttgcccgggcggtgtgtttgggatcattgtcatgctgaaagacccagccacgtttcatcttcaatgcccttgctgatggaaggaggttttcactcaaaatctcacgatacatggccccattcattctttcctttacacggatcagtcgtcctggtccctttgcagaaaaacagccccaaagtatgatgttttcactcccatgcttcacagtaggtatggtgttctttggatgc from the Coregonus clupeaformis isolate EN_2021a chromosome 14, ASM2061545v1, whole genome shotgun sequence genome contains:
- the si:ch211-122l24.6 gene encoding calcium-binding protein J isoform X1, which codes for MGMSLSYPLVKEPESYVDPDFNEDSDEMNFAMEMHEINLRYTYDMIQQRIRSIKETAKFDKYSYDWNTSVLDLKNKFPHWTADDLLNMRWQFEIFDTNKDRLLDFSEFCASLNMVNDASTMEARKEMFNTADKDNYKSINFEEYLQLMYDLKQGTPVPKPLESEDDKDTATGDIICEVARMDTFQQMCYGVF
- the si:ch211-122l24.6 gene encoding uncharacterized protein si:ch211-122l24.6 isoform X2 is translated as MGMSLSYPLVKEPESYVDPDFNEEYSYDWNTSVLDLKNKFPHWTADDLLNMRWQFEIFDTNKDRLLDFSEFCASLNMVNDASTMEARKEMFNTADKDNYKSINFEEYLQLMYDLKQGTPVPKPLESEDDKDTATGDIICEVARMDTFQQMCYGVF